A stretch of DNA from Hydrogenophaga sp. SL48:
CCTCGATGAAGGCGTTGCTGTAGGCCTCGAACTCAGCAGTTTCGCTGCGCGCGCGCAGCTCGCGGGCCGCACCGTCGGCCACCGTTTCGGCGTGGTGATCGGCCGGGCTGTGGTCGCGGCCACAGCTGCACTTCATCATGAGCGGACGGTCGGCGTTGTAGGGATCGAAGTATTCGGACATGGCGCGCACCTATTGGTTGATGACGCGGTGGGCATTGCAAGCGACGGGCCAGACGCGGCGCCAACACGCCGTTTGGCGCGCAACGACCGCATTTCGCCGACGCCCCACCGATGCCGTGTAGGGCCAGCCCTACATTCCTGGCCGTTTCGGCGACCGCTCAGCCGCCAGGGCGGGTGCGCGCATGGCGCTCGGCGTACAGCGCGAGCTCCACATCGTTCTTGGTGCCGGTCTTTTCGAGGATGCGCGCACGGTAGGTGCTCACCGTGTTGGGCGCGAGCCCGAGCTGCGCACCAATTTCGCTCACGGTCCGGCCCTGCGTGAGCAGGCGGTAGACCTGGTGCTCGCGGTGCGACAGCGCTTCCGGCCCCGCCTGCGCGCCGCCCTGCCCCACCGCCGCGGCCAGCGCTTCGGCCGTGCTGGCCGTCAGGAACACGCCGCCCGCGGCCACCTTGCGCACCGCGGCCAGCATGTCGTCGGGGTCGGCGCTCTTGTTGAGGTAGCCGCTGGCGCCGAGCTTGATGCAGCGCACCGCGTACTGCTTCTCGGGGTAGGTGCTGAGCATCAGCACCGGCAGCTTCGGGTGCTCGCGCTTGATCTGCTGCAGCACGTCCAGCCCGTCGATGCCGGGCAGCGCGATGTCCAGCAGCACGAGGTCGAGGCCGGCACTGACTTGCAGCTGGGCCACCTGCGCCAGCACCTCGGGGCCGGTCTGCGCCTCGGCCACCACCCGCACGTCGGGCGCGTCGGCCAGGATCTGCTTGAGGCCTTCGCGCACGATGCGGTGGTCGTCACCGATCAGCACGCGCAGGGTTCCAGCGACCACGTCGTTCATGACGGCTCCTGTCCAGGCAGGTGCAGCTGCAACCGCATCTGCGTGCCCTCGCCGGGCGCGCTGGTGATGTCAATCTGGCCGCCAAAGTGCCGCGCCCGCTCGCGCATGCCCATCACCCCGTAAGCGTCGCCGGCCTCGAAGGCCTGCGCCGGCGCGCCCACGCCGTCGTCCTGCACCGTGAGCACCAGCCCGCCCGCGGCCACGGCGATCACCACCCGCAGGTGCCGGGCCTGCGCATGGCGGCCCACGTTGCTCAGCATCTCCTGGAAGATGCGGAACACCGCCATGGCCAGCGGCTCCGGCGGCTCGGGCGTGTCATCCACGGCCATGCACCAGTCCAGTGCCAGCTCGGCCGAGGCCACGAACTCCTGCGCCTGCCACTCCAGCGCCGCCCACAGGCCCTGGTGGTCGAGGATGCTGGGGCGCAGGTCGGTGATGATGCGGCCCACGTTGTCGACCGCGTTCTCGATCAGGCGGCTCATGTTCTGGCACTTGCAGCGCATGCGGCCGCGCATGTCCTCGGCCGCCTCGGGGCTGCGCTGCGTCTGTTCGGACAGGCGCTTGTCCATCCAGTTCACGTCCATCTTGAGCGCCACCAGCAGGCTACCCAGCTCGTCGTGCACCTCGCGCGCGATGCGGGTGCGCTCGTCCTCGCGCACGGTTTCCGACCAGGCCGCCAGCTCGCGCACCTGCCGCAGCGCAGTTTCCAGCGCCAGCGTGCGCTCCCGCACGCGCTCTTCCAGCTGGTCCTTGGCGCGCTGCAGCGCGTCGGCCGCGCGGCGGCGCTCGGTGATGTCGACAAAGGTCACCACCGCGCCGCGCACCTGGGCGTCTTCAATCACCGGGTGGCTGGAGTACTCGACCGGAAAGGCCGCGCCGTCGCGGCGCCAGAACACCTCGCTGTCGATGCGGCAGGGCAGGCCGCGGCGGAAGGCGTTGAAGATCGGGCACTCGGCCTCGGGGTAGGGCGAGCCGTCCGGGCGGGCGTGGTGCGTGAGCTCGTGCATGTTGCGCCCGATCACCTCGTGCGGCTCGTAGCCGATCAGCCGGGCGCCCGCCGGGTTGATAAACACGCAGGCGCCGTCCAGGTCCACCCCGTAGATGCCTTCGCCGGTGGAGGCCAGCAGCAACGCCACCGGGTCGCGCCAAGACCCGACCGCAGGCGAGCGGCTCAGCTGGGCGGGGGCATCGAGGGTCATGACACCCCACAAGCAATCGATGTGCCCGGGCGCTCCCGGTGCCACGCGCCCGCAGCCCACCCACGCAAACCCTGAGCCCGGCACCCCGTCCGCCCATACATAATTGATCACTGATATTTAACCGCGCCCTGCGCCCGCTCCCATGAACCCTCGCTCCTTTGCCCCGCTGCTCTGCGCCCTCTGGGTCGGCCTCACCGGGGTCGCCCACGCGGCCGAGGTGAGGTTCCAGCCGGTCGCCCCGGGCGTCTACGCCTTCATCGGTGAAAAGTCCGGCCGCACCCATGGCAACGAAGGCCTGAACGCCAACATCGGCCTGGTGGTCACGCCGGCTGGCGCGCTGCTGATCGACAGCGGCGCCAGCCTCCAGGGCGCCCAGCAGATCCAGGCGGCGGTGAAGCAGGTCACCGACCAGCCGGTGAAGTGGGTCATCAACACCGGCGGGCAGGACCACCGCTGGCTGGGCAACGGCCACTTCGCCGCCCAGGGCGCCGAGGTGATCGCGCACGCCAGCGCCCGGGCCGACATGCTCGCGCGCGGTGGCGACCACATCGCCAGCCTGAAGAACGAGCTGAAAGAGAAGCTCGACGGCACCGTGCCCACGCTGCCCACGCGCTGGCTGAGTGGCAGCGATGAGACCCTGAACCTGGGCGGCGTATCCGTTGAGGTGAAGCACCGCGGCGGCGCCCACACGCCGGGCGACCTGATGGTCTGGCTGCCGCAGCAGAAGCTGGTGTTCAGCGGCGACATCGTCTACGTCGACCGCATGCTGGGCGTGATCCCGGTCAGCCACACCGGCCGCTGGCTCGCGAGCTTCGCCGCGCTGGAGGCGTTGCAACCGGCGCGCATCGTGCCCGGTCACGGCGACGTGTGCGATCTACCGAAAGCCCAGACGCAGACGCGCAACTACCTGCAAGCCCTGCGCACGCACATGAAGCAAGCCGTGGAGAACGGCGACGACATCGGCGCCGCCATCAAGGCATTCGACGCCCAGCCGTGGATGACCCTGCTCAACGCCGCCGAGCTGCACCCGGGCAACGCGAGCCGCACCTACCTGGAGCTGGAGCGGGAGTGAGGCGGTTCAGGCCGCGTTCACCGGGATCACGCGGCGCGCCGGCTTCTCCGCCCGCGCCCGCAGCTGCCCACACCCGCCGTCCACGTCCTGCCCGGCCGACTGGCGCAGCTTGGTCAGGATGCCGCGGCGGTGCAGGTGGCGCGCGATCTCTGCCGCCTTCTCCCAGCTCGGGCGCTGGAAGGGCATGCCTTCGACGGTGTTGAACGGGATCATGTTGAGGATCGCGTACTTGCCCGTGAGCAGGCGCACGATGCCGTCCAGCTCTTCGTCGCTGTCGTTGATGCCGTCCAGCAGCGTCCACTGGTATTGAATGGGGTAGTCGGTGGCGCGGGCGTAGGCCTCGCCCGCTTCCACCAGCGCTTCCGGCGTCATGCGCGGTGCGCGCGGCAGCAGCTTCTCGCGCAGATCGGCTTTGGTCGTGTGCAGCGAGAGCGCCAGCGCGGGCTTGACCGGGCCTTTGGGCAGGGTCTCGAACACCCGCGGGTCGCCCACGGTGGAGAACACCAGGTTCTTGTGGCCGATGTTGCCGGCCGTGCCCAGCAGCTCGATCGCCTCCATCACGTTGTCGAGGTTGTGCGCGGGCTCGCCCATGCCCATGAACACCACCTTCTTCACCGGCCGCAGGCTGCGCGCCAGCGCCACCTGCGCCACGATCTCGGCGCTGCCCACCTGGCGGATCAGGCCGGTGGTGCCGGTCATGCAGAACACGCAGCCGACCGCGCAGCCGATCTGCGTCGAGACACACACCCCGTCGCGCGGCAGCAGCACGGTCTCGACCATCTGCCCGTCGGCCAGCTTCACCAGCAGGCGCTCCGAGCCGTCTTCGCCGGGGTGGCGCGATTCGATGCGCGCGAGCCCGGCCAGATCGGCCTCGATGGCGGGCAGCTCGGCGCGCAGCGTGGCGGGCAGGAAGTGTTCAATCTGCCGCTTGCCCGCCGTCTGCGGCAGGGCGTTGCTCCAGAGGCGGAGCACGCGGTGTTCATGTTTGGGCAGGGCGCCGAGCGCGCGCAGGCGCTCGCGCAGGGTCTGGATGCGCATGGGCTGGATTGTCGGGCATGGCCCCTGTTCAAACCGCCAGCAGCCGACGCAAGACGCCCTGCTGCGCCACCACGACAGCCAGACCCTGGCGGCGCAAAGCTGGGGCACACGCGGTGGCTGTTCAGCGACCGGCGGAGGCAGGCGAGGTGGCGATGAAGGGTCGGTTTGAAGCGCTGGACTGAAAGCCGATGCCACGGATGTGTGACAGCATCAACGCCATTGACCCAGACTTGCGAGAAACCCCATGAAAACCATCGACGAGATGCTGAACCTGGCCTTGTTGACCCCCGACGAACACCAGCAGATCAGCCGCTGGATCGCGCAGGCCGACACGCCCGATGAGATTCTGAAGATGCCGCCCTTGCTGTGGCGCGCCGTCGAACGGGCCAGCACGGTCATGGGCATCGACGAAGATCTGATGCGCCCGCCGGCGCTGGATGCGGACGACCTGGTTGGCCGATAGGCGACGCGCCGGGCGGTTGGCTGGCCGATTCACCGGCCAGGACGGTCGGGGCGGGCATGTTGCTCTTCGGCCAGGAGCGACCGACCCTCCGTCGCAGAAGCAGACGTTCAACGTTTGACATGAGGGGCGGGCAAGGGCGATAGTCCTTGGACGTCCCTCTCGATGGAAGGGTTAGGCGTCGCGCATGGCATAGCTCGGAACTGCATTTTTCGTTGGGTGACGCTACTGAAAAGCACACGAACCTCACCAGAACGTGCTGTGAGGCAGCGGGGGCTTGCACGACCTGCTTGGGTTTGCCTGGCGAGCATGCGCGAGACATGTGTGGCGGCTACTGATTGGCTACGGGTCATAGAAGCGAACTCTCGCGCGTATGTCGGCTTGCCTCTGATCGAGTTTCTACGAACGAATGTCATCGCCAAGCTCTGACTCGTATACCTCGGCCTCCCATTTGTACTTTCCGTATTGATCCTTGAAGTAGACGATGCAACCTGGTTGCCCGTCTGGGAAGGTCAATCCTTGATCAAGTTCTACAACATCGCCAACTTGCGGCGCACTTCCGTCTGCTGAACGGAAGCGCGTTGCTGGAATCTGCGCGATAAGTGGTGCCCGTTTTGTTTTCATCGACGCCTAACGTGATGTATCCCGCAGAACCTGCGGGATAAGCTGGGCGGTGCGGGATATTCTGGCCACTCAATTCCTCCAAAAACACAACCAAATCAACGTATTACGCGTGACATACCTGACTTTCATACAGGTATAAGTAAACCATGAAACCCGGCAACATCCCTCACTCCAGAGCGGGCCTAAAGGACGGTGCCCCGGGACGTGACAGGTAAGCAGCATGAAGTTGAAAGCCCGCATGGGGTCGAAACCCCATCCATCACCTGGGCGCCTGCCAGCGGCTGCGCGCAGCGCTGGGCACCGCATCACACACACTCCGCGTGATGGCCCATCCGCTTCTTGGGCGGCGTGTGCTGCGGGTCAGGACGGTGCCCCTTCGACGACACAAACCGGCGGGCAGACGGACAATGCGCGTCTTCAGGAGGCCCCACGATGAAATCCGTGTCCCACATCCAGCGCAACCCGCACGGCCATTGGGTCGGCGACGGTTTTCCGGTGCGCAGCATCTTTTCGTACAACGACAACCCGGCCGCGTTCTCGCCGTTTCTGCTGCTCGACTTCGGCGGTCCGACCACCTTCGACCCGACGACCAAACGGCGCGGCGTGGGGGCGCACCCGCACCGGGGTTTCGAGACCGTGACCATCGTCTACGAGGGCGAGGTCTCGCACCGCGACTCGACCGGCGCGGGCGGCACCATCGGCCCGGGCGATGTGCAGTGGATGACGGCCGCCTCGGGCATCGTGCACGAGGAGTTCCACAGCGACGCTTTTGCCCGCCGCGGGGGGCCGTTCCAGATGGTGCAGCTGTGGGTGAACCTGCCGGCGCGCGACAAGATGGCGCTGCCCGGTTACCAGGGCATCACCGCGGCGCAGACGCCCACGGTGGACCTGCCCGATGGGGCCGGCACGGCGCGCCTGATCGCGGGCTCGTTGCTCGGCGAGCAAGGCCCGGCCAAAACCTTCACGCCCATGCAGGTGTGGGACCTGCGGGTCTTGGCCGGCCACACCGTGGCCCTGCCCGCGCCCGAAGGCCACACCACGGTGCCGCTGGTGCTCAGGGGCCGGGTGAAGACGCAGGACGGCGCCGAGGCCACCGACGCGGAGATGATCGTCTACGAACGCGCGGGCGAGGGCGTGACGCTCACCGCCGTGACCGACACCACCCTGCTCTGGCTGGCCGGTGAACCGATCGACGAGCCGGTGGTGGGTTACGGGCCGTTCGTGATGAACAGCGAAGCGGAAATCCACCAGGCTTTTGCCGACTTTCAAAGCGGCGCCATGGGCAGGCTTTGACCACTCAACACAAGGAGAACACGATGCTGGAAATGGTGATCAACGCCCGCGCGGCCGACCTCGGCCACGGCCTGATGGTGCGGCGCGTGCTGCCTTTCGCGAAGCGCCGCAACGTCGGCCCCTTCGTCTTCCTGGACCACGCCGGCCCGGTGCCTCTGCCGCCGCACTACGACCGCGCCGCCGACGTGCGCCCGCACCCGCACATCGGCCTCTCGACCGTGAGCTACCTGCTCAGCGGCCAGATCACGCACCGAGACAGCCTGGGCACGCTGCAAATCATTCGCCCCGGCGAGGTGAACTGGATGACGGCCGGGCGCGGCATCTCGCACAGCGAGCGCTTCACCCACCCCGACTCGTATGCCGATGGCGGGCTGGAGCTGATGCAGCTCTGGGTGGCGCTGCCCGAGGCCGACGAAGAGTGTGACCCTGCGTTCACCCACTACCCCGCCACCGACCTGCCGGTGATCGAATCGGAGGGCGTGTGGATGCGCCTGGTGGCCGGCAGCGCCTACGGCGAGAGCAGCCCGGTGCGCACGCACTCGCCGCTGTTCTACCTGCACACCGAGTGGCAAGCCGGCGCCCGCAAGGCCCTGCCCGGCGGCCACCGCGAGCAGGCGGTGTACGTGGCCAAGGGCGAGATCGAACACGCGGGCGAGGTCTACCAGCCCGGCCAGTTGCTGGTGTTCGGCGACGACGTGGACGCGGTGATCACCGCGAGAACAGCCGCCACGCTGATGCTCTTCGGCGGCGAGCCGCTGGGCGAGCGCCACATCTTCTGGAACTTCGTGTCGTCTCGAAAAGAGCGCATCGAGCAGGCCAAGGCCGACTGGGCGGCCGGCCGTTTTGAGCTGCCGCCGGACGACAAGGACGAGTGGATTCCGCTGCCGGGTTGATGGCCAGTGGACAGGGTTGCCAGCCCCCAGAACAAGTTGGAACCGGTACGAGAGGAAACAAAGTCCTTCGGCGTGCGTGCCCCAACCCAGAACACGGCGGAACCGGCTCCGCCGGGCCGCTCGTGTTGCCCCCCTCAGGGGGGTGACGCCGCAGGCGGCGCGAGGGGGTAATAAGTCCTGTACCAGTCCACAAACCGCTGCACCCCCACCTGGAGGTCGGTGTCGGCCCGCACGCCAAAGCCCCGCTCCAGCGCGGAGGTGTCGGCCCAGGTGTCGGGCACGTCGCCCTGCTGCATGGGCATGAAGTTCTTGATGGCTTCGCGGCCCGTGGCCTGCTCCAGGCAGGCGATGAAGTCCATCAGCGGCACCGGGCCGTTGTGGCCCACGTTGAGCACGCGGTGGGCGGCCAGACCGTCCTGCGCCACCGGCGGCACGCCGGCCACCGCGAGCACGGCGTCGACCACGTCGTCCACGTAGGTGAAGTCGCGGCGCATCTGGCCGTGGTTGTAGACGTCGATGGGGCGGCCTTCGAAGATCGCGCGCACGAACTTGAAGATCGCCATGTCCGGCCGGCCCCAGGGGCCGTAGACCGTGAAGAAACGCAGCGCGCTCGCGGGGATGCCGTAGAGGTGGCTGTAGCTGTGGGCCATCAGCTCGTTGGCCTTCTTGCTCGCGGCGTAGAGCGAGATCGGCGCATCGGTCACCATGTCTTCGCGCAGCGGCATCTGGCGCGCCGCGCCGTAGATCGAGCTCGACGAGGCGTACACGAGGTGCTTCACCCCATGGTGGCGGCAGCCTTCGAGCACGGTCAACATGCCCGCGAGGTTGCTGTCGAGGTAGGCCATGGGGTGCTCCACCGAATAACGCACGCCGGCCTGCGCCGCGAGGTGCAGCACGATGTCGTAGCGCCCCTGGTCAAACAGCTGCGCGGTGGCCTCGCGCTCGGCGAGGTCGAGCCGGTGGAACACGAAACCGGGCCGCGCCTGCAGCAGCCTGAGCCGCGCCTCCTTGAGGCTGGGCTCGTAGTACGGGCTCATGTTGTCCACGCCGTCCACCGCCAGCCCGAGGTCCAGCAGGCGCTGGCTCAGGTGGAAGCCGATGAAGCCGGCGGCGCCGGTGATGAGGATGCGGGGGCGTGGCGCCGAAGTCAGAAGGTTCATGGCAAGACACCACGGATGTCGGGGCGGTAAACGAAACGTTGGGCACGGCTGGGCGCGGCACAGGCCGGGCGCATCGCGTCGGCACCGAACAGCACCCACTCGCGGCGGTGCGCCTCGCCCAGCGAGACGGCCTTGGCCACATCGAAACACTCAAGCTTCGCGTCGGTCGGCACCAGCAGCTGGCGGTTCGGCGCTTCGCGCATCCAGACCCAGGCGTTGCGCTCCTGCTGATCCAGCGGCGCGAGGTAGCTGAAGTGGGTCAGCGGGCGGTGGCTGAACAGCAGGAACTGTTCCTTGAAATAGATGAGGGCCAGCTCGGTGTTCGCCGGCAGCTGCCGCTCGACCTGCTCCATCATGTCCTGCGGCGTGCGGTAGGGGTCGACGCGCGGCCAGACCATGAGCGACACGAACACCCAGAGGACGAGGCTGGTCGCTGCCATGCGCACCAGCAGGTCGCGCCGGCGGATCACGATCAGCAGCACCAGCAGGGTCACGCCCATGGCGATCAGGGGTGTGGCAAGCGTGGCGATCGGCTCGGCGTAATCGGGCGCCTTGCGCAGCAGGCGCTCGGGCGAGAACGTCAACATCAGACCGAGGCCGCCGAGCGCTGCCGCGAGTGCGTACAGGAACCACTGGAAGAAGGCGCTGGTGCGAGCGCCCAGCCCCTGCGCTCGGACCTTGGCCCAGAGCACGCCCACCACCAGCGCCAGCATCGGCAGGGCCGGGAAGATGTAGACCTCTCGCTTGCCCGAGCTGATCGAGAAGAACAGCAGCACCAGGCCGACCCAGGCCAGCAGGACCTTGAGCCGGGGGTCGTCGCGCAACGCGGCGAGCAGCGGCTTGAAGAACACCAGCAGCAGCAGAGGCAGCGGGAACCAGACCGTCGGGATGGCCTGCGTGAAGAAGTAGTGCCAGGGCTTGACGTGGTGCCAGGCGTTGACGAAACGCTCGCCGGTCTGGCGGAACAGCAGGTCGTTGCGGTAGGCCACCATGGTGTCGGTGCCGATGCTGTGCACCTGCCAGAGCATGGGACCCAGCCACAGCGCCACCGTGGCCGCCATCACCAGCACGCCCGCCGCCAGCTTCCAGCGCCACACCGGCGCAGCGCCCTGACCGGCGTTCTTTGTCCACAACGCCAGCGGCAGCAGCATCAGCAGCGGCAGGAAGCCCACGCCCTTGGTCATGATGCCCAGCGCCATCGCGGCCCAGGCCGTGAAGTACCAGCCCCAGTGCGGGCCGGTGAAGAAATGGCGCAGCAGGCCGTAGCAGCCCAGCGTGATCCAGAAGGTCACGAGCGCGTCGATCTGGCCGGCCTTGCCCTGCAGCAGGAACTGCGGCGTGAACACCAGCACCAGCACCGCGAACAGCGCGGCCTGCGGGTTCCACAGGCGGCGACCGAGGTCGTGCACCAGCAGCAACGTGCCCACCGAGGCCAGCGCGCTCGGCAGCAGAAAGGACAGCTTGATGTTGCCCAGCAGCGCAAACGCCGCCGCGCTGAACCACATGAACACCGGCGGTTTGTCGGGGTAGGGCTCGCCCCCACGCGTGGGAAACAGCCACTGCCCGCTCTCGACCATCTCGCGCGCCACCTGGGCAAAACGCGGTTCGTCGGCGGGCCAGGGGTAGCGCAGACCGAGGCCGAGCAACAACACGATGGCGGTGGCGGCGAGCCAGAACAGCGCCTGCCGGCGCGCAGCGTCGTCAGTGGGCAGGGACATGCGGATGCTCTTTGCGGAACCGGTGCAGGCGTTGTTTGAAGCCGTGATGGTAGAGGTACAGACCCAGCCCGGTGGACAGCACCAGCATCACCAGGCTGACCCACAGCTGCGAACTGTCGTGCAGCGCAAAACCCGACCCCGCGTAGGCGAACAGCAGCATCTGCGGCAGGTAGCCCAGCAGGCTGCCGAAGAACACGGCGACCGGCCGCAGGTCGGACAGGGCCGCCGCGATGTTGGTCACGAGGTTGCTGCCCACGGGGATCAGGCGGATCACGCAGATCCAGATCCAGGTGTCTTCGGCCAGCACCGCCTTGATCAGCCCGATCTTCTGCGCGTGTTTCTGCCGCACCCACTCGAAGCCCAGCTTGTGCACCGCGAGCATGGTGAGCATCGCGCCGCAACCGGTCAGCAGCGTGCCGATCAGGCCGCCCTGCCAGCCACCGAACAGGAAGCCGCAGCTGAAGGCCAGCACCTGGCGCGGGCCGCCCAGCGCCGTGTAGACAACGGCGCCGGCAATGAACACCGGCCAGGCCAGCGCCCAGTGCCGCTGGAACAGCTGCTGCAGCAAGACCTCTTCGGTGACCGGCCCCCACCAGCCCAGGTGCAGGGACAGGAAGGCCAGCGTCAGGACCGCCGTGAGCAGCAGCGGCTTAGTGAGGCTTTTCATGCGCGGGGATGGACTGGACCTGCGCGATCACAGGGCGCTTGCCGCGCCGCGACAGCCACATCACCCCCGCCATGTCGACCAGGCCGACCCAGAGCCGGTTCCAGGCGTTGTACTTGGACACGCCCACGTGGCGCGCCCGGTGGTTCACCGGCACGACGCGGATCAGGCCGCCCAGCCGCAACACCAGCGCGGGCAGGTAGCGGTGCATGTGGTCGAAGTACGGCAGGCGCAGCCAGGTCTCGCGCGGGATCAGTTTCAGGCCGCAGCCGGTGTCGGGCACCTGGTCGCTCAGCAGCTTCTGGCGCACGGCGTTGGCGATGCGCGACTGGAATTTCTTCCACTCGGTGTCCTGGCGGTTCTTGCGGTAGCCGGCGATGCAGAAGTGCGCCGACTGCGACTCGGTCTCGCGCGCCGAGCGCAGCAGACCGGGCATGTCGGCGGGGTCGTTCTGGCCGTCGCCATCGATGGTGATGAGGTAGCGGCCGCGGGCCTGCAAGGCCGCGCTGCACAGCGCCGTGCTCTGGCCCACGCTGGCCTGGTGGCGCACCAGCTGGCCGGCCGCGCCCAGGTCGGTGCAGCTCTGCACGAACTCGTCGCCGGTGCCGTCGTCGCTGCCGTCATCGACCAGCACGATCTCGAAGGCGCACTCGGGGCGCAGCGCGGTCACCACCTCGTTCACGAGTTTGCCGATGTTGCCGGCTTCGTTCTTGGCGGGAATCAGCACCGACACCAGCGGGGCATCGCCCGTCTGCGCGGCGCCAGCGGCGTTCGCCGGGCGGGGGTCTGTCATTGTGGGTTCACCAGGGAGATTCGACGCACAGGGTGGGGCTGTGGGTCACACGGCGCAGGAAAGGCGCGAAAGCGAGTTTTGCGGACGATTCTTAAGAAGACCTTAAGTCGGCCCACACCAATCCGCTTATTTTCCCACGCGCGAGCACCGGGCGCCCCCTCACCAGCCCAGGCCGATGTGCAAAGGCAGGTACACCGCCATGCCCGACAAGATGGTGCCGAGCACGCTGCGCTGCCAGACGAACCAGGCCGCGCCCGCCACCGCAGCGAACAGGCGCGCGTCCTGCCAGGTCTGAACCAGGTGGCCCTGCGTCATCACGATCTCCGGGATCACCACGGCCGACAGTGCGGCGATGGGCGCGTACTGCAGGCCACGCTGCGCCCAGTGCGGCAGGCTCCAGGGCTTGCTGGAGAAGAAGAAAAAGCCGCGCGTGATGGCGGTGATGCAGCCCATGCCGAGGATGGTCAGCAGGGTCCAGGGATCGAGGTCAAACATGCTTCGCCCCCGGGGGTGGCGGCGACGCCTTCTCGATCACCAGGCAGATCGCCACCGCCGCCGCGATGGCCACCAGGATGTTGAGCCGCAGCGGCAGGGCCCAGGCCGCCACCGCCGCCGCGCCGGCCACGCCGGCCGAGACGACCCGCAGCTGCGAGCTCGCCAGCGAACACAGCAGGCCCAGCAAGGCCAGGATGCCGGCAAAACCCAGGCCCCAGGCGGTGGGCACGGCGTTGGCCAGCACCACACCGACCACGCTGGCGCTCATCCAGGCCACGTAGTTCACCGCGCAGTTGCCCGCGAGGTAGGCCTGCTGGCGCGCGATGCCGTCGGCGTCGGTGGCCACGTGCGGGTAGCGGCGCACGAAATACACGTAGGTCAGGTCACCGGTGTAGAAGCCGGTCACGATGCGCTGCCAGCGCGGCAGGTGCATCACATAGGGCCGCAGGTGGATGGAGAACACCACGAACCGCAGGTTGACGCAGAACGAGGCCGCCAGGATCACCCACATCGGCGCGCCCGCCACGATCATGGGCACGGCCGCGAGCTGCGCGCTGCCGGCAAACACGATCACCGTCATCAACAGGGCTTCGAT
This window harbors:
- a CDS encoding glycosyltransferase family 2 protein, which translates into the protein MTDPRPANAAGAAQTGDAPLVSVLIPAKNEAGNIGKLVNEVVTALRPECAFEIVLVDDGSDDGTGDEFVQSCTDLGAAGQLVRHQASVGQSTALCSAALQARGRYLITIDGDGQNDPADMPGLLRSARETESQSAHFCIAGYRKNRQDTEWKKFQSRIANAVRQKLLSDQVPDTGCGLKLIPRETWLRLPYFDHMHRYLPALVLRLGGLIRVVPVNHRARHVGVSKYNAWNRLWVGLVDMAGVMWLSRRGKRPVIAQVQSIPAHEKPH
- a CDS encoding AzlC family ABC transporter permease, whose protein sequence is MFFLAEHRRHAEFWEGFRDQASVAVGIGAWGLMTGVAMVKSGLSVIEALLMTVIVFAGSAQLAAVPMIVAGAPMWVILAASFCVNLRFVVFSIHLRPYVMHLPRWQRIVTGFYTGDLTYVYFVRRYPHVATDADGIARQQAYLAGNCAVNYVAWMSASVVGVVLANAVPTAWGLGFAGILALLGLLCSLASSQLRVVSAGVAGAAAVAAWALPLRLNILVAIAAAVAICLVIEKASPPPPGAKHV
- a CDS encoding AzlD domain-containing protein — its product is MFDLDPWTLLTILGMGCITAITRGFFFFSSKPWSLPHWAQRGLQYAPIAALSAVVIPEIVMTQGHLVQTWQDARLFAAVAGAAWFVWQRSVLGTILSGMAVYLPLHIGLGW
- a CDS encoding ArnT family glycosyltransferase, which translates into the protein MSLPTDDAARRQALFWLAATAIVLLLGLGLRYPWPADEPRFAQVAREMVESGQWLFPTRGGEPYPDKPPVFMWFSAAAFALLGNIKLSFLLPSALASVGTLLLVHDLGRRLWNPQAALFAVLVLVFTPQFLLQGKAGQIDALVTFWITLGCYGLLRHFFTGPHWGWYFTAWAAMALGIMTKGVGFLPLLMLLPLALWTKNAGQGAAPVWRWKLAAGVLVMAATVALWLGPMLWQVHSIGTDTMVAYRNDLLFRQTGERFVNAWHHVKPWHYFFTQAIPTVWFPLPLLLLVFFKPLLAALRDDPRLKVLLAWVGLVLLFFSISSGKREVYIFPALPMLALVVGVLWAKVRAQGLGARTSAFFQWFLYALAAALGGLGLMLTFSPERLLRKAPDYAEPIATLATPLIAMGVTLLVLLIVIRRRDLLVRMAATSLVLWVFVSLMVWPRVDPYRTPQDMMEQVERQLPANTELALIYFKEQFLLFSHRPLTHFSYLAPLDQQERNAWVWMREAPNRQLLVPTDAKLECFDVAKAVSLGEAHRREWVLFGADAMRPACAAPSRAQRFVYRPDIRGVLP
- a CDS encoding TVP38/TMEM64 family protein; the encoded protein is MKSLTKPLLLTAVLTLAFLSLHLGWWGPVTEEVLLQQLFQRHWALAWPVFIAGAVVYTALGGPRQVLAFSCGFLFGGWQGGLIGTLLTGCGAMLTMLAVHKLGFEWVRQKHAQKIGLIKAVLAEDTWIWICVIRLIPVGSNLVTNIAAALSDLRPVAVFFGSLLGYLPQMLLFAYAGSGFALHDSSQLWVSLVMLVLSTGLGLYLYHHGFKQRLHRFRKEHPHVPAH